The genomic stretch TCCATTGATATAgttaagaaataatattcaaaattgtTATATACTTGATGCAGCCTCGGCTTATACATGCGTCGGAGTATCGCACCTTTAGTAGATCCTCGAGTCGAAGTTTATCGCACCATAAGGTACTAGTCTTGGGAAGATGTTAAAATAactcgatttgaaaaatattatgtgttTATCAATTCTGAGGCCCCAAGAGAAATAGCGTTAGACTCTTAAATATGTTCAGTTCTCAGAAAAATAGGGGTAAAATGTTCAGGCTTAATTTAGCAAATAAATATCAGCGGATACAGTATATAGTACATATGTTTGAGCTACAAAACGAATTAATTCCTTGTACTAATTGCTGACACAGCCTAAAAGTGGTATCATAATAAACAGCCGGGTACGAGTTCTTTACTTTAGCATGTATATTAAGTCTTAacgatacgcatgcaacaaagtgtgtgctaggtatgaatgtagatggatggagaggaagaggaagacctaagaaaagatggatggattgcctgaaagatgatatgaatagtaagggagtgagtgtcagtatgacgagtgacaggggaaaatggaagaaaatgacatattgcgccgaccccaagtaaaatttgggaacagggcaggagaaagaagaagatgtATATTAAGTCTTAAATAAAGTTATAGCTAGTCTAAGTATGTATACTTTGGAAGTAACACTAGTAGCTAAAACGACATATCACGCAGGAACACACACCTTTCAATTTATTCAGAGCAAAATTTTGATGATTAATTCAAAGTAAACACtttaaatcaatcaattttaataatattttatttatatatcaacGCAAAATCTCAAAACGTAGCACACACCTACTGTTATAgccatattttctatttttataccttCGACCAAAACCTTGCGTGTCCTATCTTTCGGAACTCCTAGTAGGTGCAAGTACTACTAGGTCCCCCTACTGTCTCGCGCCAGACTACTTCAGACGGCTCTAGTGGTACCGAGTGGGTGTGAAAAGTACCTTATTCAGGTTCAAGGTTATATTTTAGTGCGTGACTGAGGTGTTTCACTCATTACTGTATGTGGGAAATGCGTGGGGAATTGCAACtgttaatttagaaaaaaatccgATGTGTTCCTtgccatttaaattaaatgttaggCAGTTCCTTGAATGAAGGTAAATTCTTATCACATCACACGAagatcaaaataataacaatattaagtaaaaaatagcgattaaaataatgcagtataacaaaactgaaaaatggAAGTACCTACAAGATACCTACCACACTAAAATTGATTACAAGCCCATTCTAAAAGTGTCAGATTTCACCTTCCTAATCAATGCACTCTTTCAGTGCACAGTTTACATGGACAGTGTGTCAAAGTAGCATTTTTGTGTGATAGAAGCAGGATCGTAGGCCGCGCGATTCAGTCTGCATATAAATTATTGAGTACCACTGAGTGACGAGACACGCGTCCCTGGGTACCGTTGTAACGTACCAGTGCACTTGGTCGAGTAACTTGCTGCAGGTATGTATATGACCAAACCAAAGAATTTGGGTTCCCTCGGCCTCGCGTGCAAGTGTTAGGAGAGACACCGGGGTggctccgcctctccccaggcagAGGACAACCATGAGGATTTCcacacgataaaaaaaaaatatgacaaaaaagAAGTGCTGAATTTTGATccactaaataatattttgaagcaCCTAAAGCATGTTAAATATTGAACACAGTTCTTGGAATCCATTAATCATTAAGTCATATTATACAGCCCTAAATCTGTAATAACACactatgtacaaaataaatatattaataacatATCCATAAAGAAAACATGTAATATCCATGTATTTTTTGGCAACgtaaataaaactatatgtcaaatattgtaatatttaaatgataacGTACTTGTTATTCAAGTGCAAGTAAACAAGCTAGTAATACAAACGCAGCACAGTAGCAAGCACTCGGCACCCCATAACGGCAGACACTCTGCCGTAGTTGCGAGCGAcgtataaataagtttgtatacacTCGCTACCAACCGTTCCGAAGGCTTGGCTCTGAATCGACTTGAAAAACTAGACTTCCGATTTACATGGATAATGTGTtgcgctgtttttttttttgactgaAAGTTTGTCTTTTGATAGAGTCTACTGATATTATTAAAGTTACAGAATAATCATGATATGGATTTCTATCCGGTCATgctataagagtgaaggaatatgGAGTGCACCTGTGTGACGATGCAAATGACGACCGAATCATCGAGGAAAAAGTAGTAGACTATATGAATAATAAaggcctcgttggtctagctgtcgcaagtgcagctgctgagcacgaggtctcgggttcgattctcgagtcgggccgaaatcgctttgtgggttttagaagactttcacaaagcagcccggagcctggaagttggtgattgatacacccgtgcatcggagagcacgtaaatgtcggtcctgcgcctgatctctctccggtcgtgtcggattaccgtcccatcgggctgtgagagttaaggaatagtgagtgcacctgtgtctgcgcaaatgctcgtgcactataatatgtcctgcgtagttggctaatctccttacatgagaacagccgccgtagccgataatcggttaGGAGGACATCACATCAATAAAGGCAAACATAATTTACACACACCGTTTATTTCAAAACACACACGTTGATCTAAATTAAGGCGTTAATTTAGCTGAATAAATGTAATGAACGTGCTCatctcaggaactgctggtttgattaaaaaaaaactatttcagtgttagatagcactTTTAGCGAGGTAGGctaaaaattacttattatacAGGTGCTAGAAGTTCCTACGATATgcaagtgaaaccgctggtagaagctagttTAGAGTATTTTGAATACGAGTCATTAAtcataaaaatgtgcaaattgAACCATAGCTAGCGTATACGTCATAATTCTGTAGACTGTAGTCATAAAAGTTGGAAAATCAACAACATATAATCTCCACACTGAGTACTTAAAAGGCTGATGTTCGAAGAATAAATGTATGTCATTCAACAAATCCCGGACTTTGTCATCTGTAATGGAAATATTATCTTCTATAGTAACATAATAAAGAgaatcagttttttttgtttgtactctaaagtctccgaaactattgaagcgatttgaaaatatctttaactgttggaaacctacaacattataatatatgtCTGTGCGGGTAGTAGTACCCATCAGACGCTAGTGAAAACGctagaaaacggctagtaaaattataatctcaatctattaattattatgttaggATTTGCGTTGATCATCTATAAACTTATTTCGGTACCTGGGTTACATCATAACAACCCTAATGGCGTAAGTCTTTGGGTTATTCGGCTTTACCCCAGGCCCAGGAATAAACAAGTGACAGCTTGGAACCACTCttcaacgtttttattctcaaacaGAAAACGCTAAGTTATAGCAGATAACTTATATTAGTCGAAACATAAAACCACGACCtttaaagtaagaaaaaataatactttaccCCTACAAATGAGATATTGTTTCtctataatttgttttatagtaTTAACTTCTCGAGAGGTCAAGTCCACAACTATGACTGATACAGTCTTAATAAGGATGTGCGAACATATAGTTAAAAGGGGAGCGGTaccctgaaaaaatatattgaaattaaatcatcattgtcatttttatatctataaaagctagcaataaaattattataaaacccaATATGAAGTCCAATAGGCTGCTGGGGCTGcgagttgttcgaaagagataccgcggccctggcacataaaaggcctacgacggaacacgacggtttttagtcagtaagagtctgacactccctcgccgctgttaacccacagcgggaggggtcatttgatgatttttaacgtcgttaaaATAAATCCAATAGGAGAAATTACTTACGTTTGAACTGtcaattatttcataaattctTGTCATATATACAGGTATGCAGAAGAAGTCTGTCACTAGAACCTGAAATTGGAAGAAAGGTGAAAGTCTACAAAATATCACACTCTTTTTTCTGTATGACTTCACAATAGTTATCTATATAGTCAGAATTACTATCCGCTAGGTAGTTAATTTTGAAGTAAAGATATAAAGCAGTTAGTGGCATAGATTCTTCTCGACTTCTTTAGGTATTCAGTagaaatattttactgaattactgatcaaaaaatatttttgcttctCCAGATAGACAATTCTTAAAAGACTTGAGAGAAGAGAAAAAAAGTGAAATCCGATGGCCTTATAAgtacttaaaacaatattttgaataataattttagaccTCGTTCATACCAACCATAGTTTTGACCGGTCGATTGGTGCtcttcaaacaatcccgcagtttCGTGTAGTTGGACATACAATTACGGAAATTCTTTTTTAAATCGTCAACACTTCCCGAAGTGTTGAATTTGGATAGATTTTTCTCTAAGCATTTTCTATTTTCTCTGATGGCATAAAACATGAGTTCAAGTACTACCAGTGTCGGTACAATTGTCGTCACAGATGCAACAACATAGCAACCTTCGATTACTCTTAGAAAAATATGATGTCGACAGAAATCATAGTGACAATGTGCTAAGATCATCATTAGTGAAAATGCTTGATAGATGATCATTATAATTCGTGATATAGGTATATCGAAACATTTCTCAGCAACCATGCTTTGTCTTATCGATTTCAAATCGTTTACATATTTCTGGATCCATTTAGGGTCAATTATTAAACTTGCCGTTGAATTGAGGAAATAAATGATagcaaaaaaacttaaactgaGCGTAGCTGACATGTTCTGATACTCTTTTCTGTAAATATGATTTACAGACACATTTAAAATCGTTAGAACGACGTATATTTTcgatagtaaaattatttttttattcgaacTGAACTCCGTGTAAAAGCCTAGTGTAAATCGAGTAATTAGAATTCCGTTCACTGAGTATATGATTTTTAGGAGACTGTTGATTTTATATAGATATTTTAGAATCATGGTTTATGATAATCACTGAGTTTCGTTCCCAACTGAATACGTATGCTGTGCTCAAAAGAAGAATGATCACTGAATTACCTTACGACCACGTTATATTGATCCGAGAGGGTTACAATTATGATGACAATCACTATATTTTTATCGTGGTTGGTGCGTCCTTGATCTACTAAAATAGCCAAATAATTAAGTATGGAAATGTACCGGTGAAAACCTCCATAGACTACATTTAACTGCATAATATCTGGATTTTTTACTCGTGTACTTGGAAGGACTATTTTCCCGAGTACATGTCTAGCTATTTTATCAACCCATTAATATAGATGAAGGTCGCATCAAGCACAATAACAAATATTCTGGTACTAAAATAAAgcaaagaaattaaattatgactttctttgtactttatttattacgaGCTGTTAGGAAATAGTAGCAATTAATGAACAATCCCAACATTGCTTTTAGTTttctagaaattaaaaaaaataccatcatcatcctccgaaccttttcccaatcatgttggggtcggcttccagtctaaccggattcagctgagtaccagtgctttacaagaagggactgcctatctgacctcctcaacccagttacccaggcaacccgataccccttagttaaactggtgtcagacttactggcttctgactacccgtaacgactgccaaggatgttcaatgacagccgggacctacagtttcacgtgccatccgaaacacagtcaatggtatctaagatatacttagaaagtacatacaaacttagaaaagttgcattggtacttgcctgacctgggattgaacccgcgccctcatatttcagaggttggtcctttacccactaggccaccacgacttacgaattaaaaaaaatacccaaaGTAGATAATACGAGGGCGGGTCAATAAGTCCGTGACTTTTGGAATAAAACAcagattttttgataaataaatcattttatttttcaacgtagTCCCCCTTGAGCTCTATACACTTTGTCCAACGCTTCTCCAATTTTTTTATCCCTTCCAAAAAATAGGATTTGTCGAGGTCCTCAAAATAAGCCCTTGTTTGCGAGATGACTTCATCATTGGAGTCAAATCTTTTTCCACCAAGCCATTTCTTCAGGTTTGGGAACAAGAAGTAGTCACTCGGAGCCAAATCTGGAGAATAGGGCGGATGAGGGAGCAATTCATAGCCCAATTCATTGatttttgccatggcaactGCACATGTGTGCACCCTTGCATTGTCTTGGTGGAAAAGAACTTTTTTCTTGGCCAAATGAGGTcggttttttttcaaatcgtcaTTGAAGCGGTCCAATAAGGTGGCATAATATTCCCCATTGATTGTTCTTCCCTTTTGAAGGTAGTCAATGTGGATTATCCCGCGTGCATCCCAAAAAACAGTCGCCATAACTTTATTGGCCGACAAACCCACCTTGGCCTTCTTTGGTGCCGATTCACCCTTAGAAACCCACTGTTTTGACTGTTGTTTGGTCTCTGGTGTGTTGTGATGGATCCACGTTTCGTCCACTGTCACAAAACGGCGCAAAAACTCCTCCATATTGCGATTAAACAACGCCAAACCTTCCTGTGAAGTTCTTACACGATTGCGTTTGTGGTCGACTGTGAGCAAACGCGGCACCCATCTTGCGGAAAGCTTTCTCATGCCCAAGTGATCGTTCAAAATTGAAACCACTGAGCCATGCGAGATCCCTATGGCTTCTACAATCTCTTGCACTTTCAATCTTCGGTCGGCCAACACCATACCGTGAATTTTTTTGATTGTTTCGGGTGAAGAGACTTCAACTGGGCGTCCAGGACGTTCGGCATCTTCAGTGCTTGTACGGCCACAACGAAATTCAGTAAACCACTTTTTTACCATTGAAATCGATGGTGCAGAGTCCCCATAATATTTATCAAGCTTAGCCTTGGTTTCGGTAATGGttttttttcgcaaaaaatAATGCTTAATGAGCACACGAAATTCACTTTTTTCCATTTTTTCGTCAGATTACTGGGTGGTCTGATCTAGATAGCTGTAAAACACAATCTAACTAACGCAGCAAGTTCAAATTTTGACAGGAGTCAACTGACAGATGCCTGTTGACAGGAGTAGTGTTGCTTTTTCAGTAAAGAGGTCAGAAATTCAAAAAGTCACGGACTTACTGACCCGCCCTCGTATGATCGATTATTGAACCaaactagaaataaataaaaatgctaacATGAcccaagaatattttattagaacatttaattattgaaactaCAATAAGGCATAGGATTCACACATATGTAGATGTTATAAGTTTAAATATAACGACataaaaaacttgttttatttctatccAAAGAAAATCACCGTTTGTCTTATTTTACTTAtcataaacatattatttttaaccaaaaaagtGTGCAAACTGAATCATAGCGAGAGTGTAACTAACAACCATTTTGAATGCAACTACATTCATGGAAGTATTAACAGAAAATAATCGCCACACTGTGTATTCAAAAGGTTGATGTTCGAAGAATAAATGAATATCTTTCAACAAATCTTTGACGTCATcatctgtaaaataaaacaaaaacttattagTTATTTCCTATTCTACTATTTCCTATTCTATAGACGTCTGTCTAGGGAACTGTATCCTGTATCCCGTAATGAGATCTCAATAGCTTACAGTAACTTCCTTAATAAATAGGTTTTCTAACATAGAAAGATTATTTCAAGTTGAACATATCTGATATGCTTATAGGGCTTTTCCAATCCTaatccaccttattataaaacgtggttttaagaagTACCCACTTTAGCCTAGCGCAATAGCCTTAGTCCACTGATTTTGTTCGGGACGGTGGTTTAAAGTtggtacaaaagctggtacttttttaaaaccaagttttataataaggtttaATATACgttataattgtaattaattatattcgaATAATATTTACCTTCACAGAAAAGCATATTTTTTCCAATAATATCTTTCATTTTATCAATTTCGCGAGATGTCATATCTGCTAGTATCCCTGGCATGCTTCTTAGTACCACACCTTTGCCAATAAGTAGGATATTAACCAGGGCCTGAAATTTTAAGGGTAAGTACATTAAGCTTATAATTAtctcgggccgaaatcgctttgtgggttttaagaaCCGTTAACAAACTAGCCCGCagtctgaaagttggtgattgataaacccgtgcatcggaaagcaagTAATTAATTGTCGGTCCTGCATCTGACCTCTCGTCATGTCATATTGTTGTTCCATCagactatgagagtgagggaatagtgagtgcacttgtgtctgagcaaatgctcgtgcactataatatgtcctgcgcagctggctgatctccttatatgagaacagtcgccATAGTCGAAATCGGCCTTGAACGCCATTACTATAATAAACGCATAAAACAGGTAAGTATTTCTGCATACTCACACTTCTGTCTGGAGATTTGACGATTTCGAAAACTCTACTCATTATGATAGGGATCACAGCTAAATCGGCTACCAAGAACTGAAAATTACATGACATTGTTTAAAACATAGTATCAAAGTAGAAAGTTATTATAGAGTAACTAACTTAATTcttaataattaagtttaaatatagttgtattataatttgTCCACAAGAAACATAGCATGGTAAATAAGGTTGTATGTTAGCCTGTGTGCTTCCACACTTACCGTGGTTTTCAGTGACTTATCAGTTTTTTCCAAGGAAGCTATCAGTTTCGCGTGACTGGACATACACAAGCGCAAATTATTCTTTAAATCTATAATATTTTGATGACGCTTAAACGTCGATAGCTGATTTTCCAAACATTTTCTATTCGCGCGTACTTTATGAAATAGTAGTTCGAAAACCACCATGTGTAGGATGGTTGCCATTGCTGTTGCAAGTGAATAGACAAAACCATTGATTTTTTGGTAAAACCCGCTACAGAATTCATGTTCACAAGTGACAATTTGAGTTATAGATGATAATCCATGAAGGCACAATAATATAATCCGAATGATTGGTATATCGATATCAGTTCCAGTTCCCATTGTATTTCCAATCGATTTTAAATCGTTTACGTATTTCTGGATCCAGTTAGAATTAAACAGCGATGCTAAAGCatttgtcaaataaataatcgagtAACCAGCAAAAGCAATAAATGATGATACAATATTATAGTCTATTAATGAGAAAAGTTTCGTAGTGATAAAAACGTTCAGTAACACACATACAATTTTTGATAcgaaattgattattttatttgaaccgAATTCCGTGTAAAAGCCCATTATGAATCGATAAATTATGAGAGCGTTAactgaatacattatttttaggaGACTGTTGATTTTGTTTAAACATTTGTGAAACATTGTTTTTGATATTTGTAAGCTTTCAACTTTATAGGTGTGTTGCTCACTCGTACAACATATTGACTAAGTAGCTCCACATTCTATTTGTATCGctctatttttgtaaaaatttagTAATTGTCAATCCCCTTTATTACTGTTCGATTTTTAATCTGACATTGTCAAGTATAGAACTGGCAACTTATAGTAAGCTAAACAAATACCTATTGAATTCACTCAATAATACCTACCTGAAATAATTGTATACCCACTTATAATTAAGCTTGCAGTTTCCAGTACTTTAAACACAGTACTGTCGTACCGGGaataattatcttgctcaaaatgaaaaactgattcgatatcacgacgtttattgcttgggctcgagaggtgaagtgacacacttcaatataaaaaacttattctatggaacaaatcgaatacatttgaaatgattgcccggtcagtatcaaaaatatctcacgaataaaaccttacaaatgaaaaagtttctaactacgttacagtacctATATAGGTATTTTAGTTATGCTTTACCTACACAAACACACAGAACTTATTGCATTATCGAACCAGTTGGTAAAGGTAATATCTACCAATATCATCTCTACAAATAAGCAGGTGCAGTCCAATATGTAGTTTGGTATTAATTTCGGCAGATATCAACTCTGCCAATATCGTTTGTGTATGTGGTGATATGCGTTAGTATGGGCTCACTTTCAAAATTTAGGCAGGGGTACTGGAATTTGTCTGGATGTTGAAATTATGACAGTCAAAACTTTGATTTTGTAGTCAAAAAGTAAAAAGCAGCTCAAGAATAAGTAACAGTCGCGCGGGTCAATTTATCATAAAGTAAAGTAATGCTTCGCGCACTccgtccgtggatgggtgaccatcttattATCTTGAGTTCCTGGCCGTCATTTGAACTTTTCTGTCAGTCagcagaagccagaaagtctgacaaagggtaaaagtaattaaaaactgaaatatcaCCGGATTAACTGTCTAATAAAAGCAAAAGCGCTTGAATAGAAACCTACagcatcaataaaaataaaatctaagagCAGTACAAATCTTTTAGATTGCGAATGGCAGCTGTAACTAGTAGGAACCAATTTGGCAACCCTTCTTACTGCGTATTTAATAGTTGAGCGAAAACCGGACCTATTAAAAGAGTGTACTGGAATTACGCCCCCTTTCCTCCAGTAGGAATACCATGATACCTTCACGAAGTAATAGATAaggattacaaaaaaatatgttttgttgatCCTGATTTTGAAATCTGCAAAAAGTAATCagcttaattaaatataatttctctTTCTATAAAGTATTACCTTGCTGTAATTTCACTTAATAAGTACTGTTACTGGAATAAACTTTACTGAATTCATTAATTATGTTCATAactcagtatgaagatgaatggtagagCACACATTATCACGATCAGGAATCCAGCTGGTATCAGATGACTAAAACGTTCGATTTAAATTATATACCTTCTAAATACACTGTCAGCGAACTATCAGCCGACAGTTTAGTTGGCTCTTAACAAGGCCGTGTGTGGGGCTCTCAAATAACTACATTCAATTGTACTTACTATCTTCAAAGATAATTATAATCGGTTCCGAACACTGAGACAGAACACTCAATGAAAGCTATTTAGATTAGTCGTCAATACATTTAATGAATATG from Helicoverpa zea isolate HzStark_Cry1AcR chromosome 8, ilHelZeax1.1, whole genome shotgun sequence encodes the following:
- the LOC124632630 gene encoding histone-lysine N-methyltransferase SETMAR-like, with protein sequence MVLADRRLKVQEIVEAIGISHGSVVSILNDHLGMRKLSARWVPRLLTVDHKRNRVRTSQEGLALFNRNMEEFLRRFVTVDETWIHHNTPETKQQSKQWVSKGESAPKKAKVGLSANKVMATVFWDARGIIHIDYLQKGRTINGEYYATLLDRFNDDLKKNRPHLAKKKVLFHQDNARVHTCAVAMAKINELGYELLPHPPYSPDLAPSDYFLFPNLKKWLGGKRFDSNDEVISQTRAYFEDLDKSYFLEGIKKLEKRWTKCIELKGDYVEK
- the LOC124632829 gene encoding uncharacterized protein LOC124632829; amino-acid sequence: MSRVFEIVKSPDRSALVNILLIGKGVVLRSMPGILADMTSREIDKMKDIIGKNMLFCEDDDVKDLLKDIHLFFEHQPFEYTVWRLFSVNTSMNVVAFKMVVSYTLAMIQFAHFFG